From Triticum urartu cultivar G1812 chromosome 2, Tu2.1, whole genome shotgun sequence, a single genomic window includes:
- the LOC125534015 gene encoding transcription factor bHLH94-like: MTLDALCAAGDVLVYDTFNAAAAVSAAPAESSLLFCDVAGAAWMAGSAAAEAPAVTIVPVEEGEKAQGRRKRRRRARSCKNREDAESQRMTHIAVERNRRRQMNEYLAVLRSLMPESYAHRGDQASIVGGAIDFVKELEQLLQSLEAQKRTLLAQPQQEHKPLPIRDAMPSSSTTVTAAATTTTSSGSGEGKQAAAMREGMGPPFAGFFTYPQYVCRLPPRDDADDRAGAADIEVTLVETHASVRVMAPRRPGQLLRMVAGMEALRLTVLHLNVTTLGSLALYSLSVKVEEGCGLTTADDIAAAVHHVLCLVDAEATSQRLLAGGQQEILS; encoded by the exons ATGACGCTGGATGCCCTGTGCGCGGCCGGCGACGTCCTCGTCTACGACACCTTCAACGCGGCGGCGGCCGTGAGTGCCGCGCCGGCCGAGAGCAGCCTCCTCTTCTGCGACGTCGCCGGAGCGGCATGGATGGCGGGGTCTGCTGCCGCTGAGGCGCCGGCTGTGACCATAGTGCCGGTGGAAGAAGGGGAGAAGGCGCAGGGGAGGaggaagcggcggcggcgggcgaggaGCTGCAAGAATCGCGAGGACGCCGAGAGCCAGCGGATGACCCACATTGCCGTCGAGCGCAACCGCCGCCGCCAGATGAACGAGTACCTCGCCGTGCTCCGCTCCCTCATGCCGGAGTCCTACGCCCACCGG GGCGACCAGGCATCCATTGTCGGCGGCGCCATCGATTTCGTCAAGGAGCTCGAGCAGCTGCTGCAGTCCCTGGAGGCGCAGAAGCGCACGCTCCTCGCCCAGCCGCAGCAGGAGCACAAGCCGCTGCCCATCCGTGACGCGATGCCATCGTCGAGCACCACGGTCACGGCCGCGGCGACAACTACGACgagcagcggcagcggcgagggCAAGCAGGCGGCGGCGATGCGCGAGGGGATGGGTCCGCCGTTCGCGGGGTTCTTCACGTACCCACAGTACGTGTGTCGCCTCCCGCCGCGGGACGACGCCGACGACCGCGCCGGGGCGGCGGACATCGAGGTGACGCTGGTGGAGACGCACGCCAGCGTCCGGGTGATGGCGCCGCGGCGGCCGGGGCAGCTGCTCAGGATGGTCGCCGGGATGGAGGCGCTCAGGCTCACCGTGCTGCACCTCAACGTCACCACGCTCGGCTCGCTCGCGCTCTACTCCCTCAGCGTCAAG GTGGAGGAAGGGTGCGGGCTGACGACGGCGGACGACATCGCCGCGGCGGTGCACCATGTGCTCTGCCTCGTCGACGCCGAGGCGACGTCGCAGCGGCTGCTCGCCGGTGGGCAGCAGGAGATTTTAAGTTAG